In Calothrix sp. PCC 7507, one DNA window encodes the following:
- a CDS encoding SDR family oxidoreductase produces the protein MQDKVIVIVGATGGIGSALTRKLAPTGARLVLTARDAVRLATLAEELPGEVLTVSCDITDPQQVNTLIEKTVTQFGQIDVLVNTAGAGILKPYNNLEPADLDKMLDINLKGSFYTTQAAAEEMQKRKSGHICNVVGILGKHSMPMAAAYSASKFGVVGFSKCMAEELKRFGVKFTLFYFGGVDSPFWDNVSLKVDRKKMLSPETAANAIFFALAADPQAVPMEINIQPDSHLFF, from the coding sequence ATGCAGGATAAAGTCATTGTCATTGTCGGTGCTACCGGCGGCATTGGTTCAGCCTTAACACGTAAACTTGCCCCCACAGGCGCACGGTTGGTATTAACCGCCAGAGACGCAGTGCGTTTGGCAACACTGGCAGAGGAATTACCAGGGGAAGTTCTGACTGTTTCCTGCGATATCACTGATCCCCAACAAGTAAACACTTTAATCGAAAAAACTGTCACCCAGTTCGGTCAAATCGATGTTTTAGTCAATACAGCTGGTGCTGGTATCCTCAAACCCTATAACAACCTAGAACCAGCTGATTTAGACAAGATGCTAGATATCAACTTAAAAGGCAGCTTTTATACCACTCAAGCAGCAGCCGAAGAGATGCAAAAGCGCAAATCTGGCCATATCTGTAACGTCGTGGGAATCCTGGGCAAACATTCGATGCCAATGGCAGCAGCTTATTCTGCTTCCAAGTTTGGGGTTGTTGGTTTTAGTAAGTGTATGGCAGAAGAACTCAAACGTTTTGGAGTTAAATTCACGTTATTTTACTTTGGTGGTGTAGATTCTCCCTTTTGGGATAATGTCAGCCTCAAGGTAGACCGGAAAAAAATGCTCAGTCCGGAAACTGCTGCTAATGCAATTTTCTTCGCTCTTGCGGCTGATCCGCAAGCTGTGCCAATGGAAATTAATATCCAACCCGACAGTCATCTATTTTTCTAG
- a CDS encoding AbrB family transcriptional regulator, giving the protein MNQSLSVSPVLEKPTTINPSVPKKPLFIKQVIVLVLEMLLALPLGLTLLKFHFGGIAWIFGGIASGTVILQACRVFYQYSPKPNRTARKVGMGLVGLTVGASSAQADLASAASGVPIFVLLTFFLLLCGGFIGYIYSRLSKINLLTAMLATVPGGVGVMAAIAADYGRNVTLVALVQALRVTTVVLLIPFIARSSVGSFWNPQILPVKSSLFSLDPSQLGLLCLVLLFTGLIVYLSIIFKIPAGDFFGALLIGFTINHFLDWLPFVGNIHFSPPPLINLIGQMLLGITIGEYWGEKPSFSKRTVAYAFMSVGMTVITGAIAALLAMHFTTWDWLTCLLVTAPGGSAEMILVSLALNHNVEIVTTGHLIRLIAINSSLPIWVFLFRRLDSQLSKPA; this is encoded by the coding sequence ATGAATCAAAGCTTAAGTGTTTCTCCCGTCTTGGAGAAACCCACTACCATAAATCCATCTGTTCCCAAGAAACCGCTATTTATCAAGCAAGTAATTGTTCTTGTGCTGGAAATGCTTCTGGCATTACCCCTCGGTTTAACTTTGTTAAAGTTCCACTTTGGTGGCATTGCCTGGATATTTGGGGGTATTGCCTCTGGTACTGTTATTTTACAAGCGTGTCGTGTTTTTTATCAGTATTCTCCCAAACCAAACCGCACTGCTAGAAAGGTGGGTATGGGGCTTGTAGGCTTGACTGTCGGTGCTTCCAGTGCCCAAGCGGATCTAGCTAGTGCTGCTTCTGGCGTTCCCATTTTTGTCTTACTCACGTTTTTTTTACTACTGTGTGGTGGCTTTATTGGTTATATTTATTCCCGCCTCAGTAAAATCAACCTATTGACGGCAATGCTAGCTACAGTTCCCGGTGGTGTGGGCGTGATGGCAGCTATTGCTGCTGATTATGGCAGAAACGTCACCCTAGTGGCTTTAGTTCAAGCGTTGCGTGTCACAACCGTAGTTCTGTTAATTCCTTTTATCGCCAGATCATCTGTTGGTAGCTTCTGGAATCCGCAAATACTGCCTGTTAAAAGTAGTTTATTTAGTTTAGATCCATCACAACTAGGATTACTGTGTTTGGTACTGTTATTTACCGGATTAATAGTCTATCTTTCTATAATATTCAAAATTCCTGCAGGCGATTTTTTTGGGGCATTGTTGATTGGATTCACTATTAATCATTTCTTAGATTGGCTACCCTTTGTTGGGAATATTCACTTCAGTCCACCGCCATTGATTAACTTAATAGGTCAAATGTTGTTGGGAATTACCATTGGTGAGTATTGGGGAGAAAAACCTAGTTTCAGCAAACGAACTGTAGCCTATGCTTTCATGTCTGTAGGGATGACTGTAATTACTGGTGCGATCGCTGCTTTGTTGGCTATGCATTTCACCACTTGGGACTGGTTGACTTGTCTGTTAGTCACAGCACCAGGAGGATCAGCAGAAATGATCCTCGTCTCCTTGGCGTTGAATCATAATGTAGAAATTGTCACGACGGGTCATTTAATCCGACTGATTGCGATTAATAGTTCTCTCCCAATTTGGGTATTTTTATTTCGCCGTCTTGATAGTCAACTTTCAAAACCTGCTTAA
- the pstA gene encoding phosphate ABC transporter permease PstA: MSSYQQSEIDDSLAAELCSPLPPARLLFSYGMNAIAFIFTGLALIPLLSILWEILVRGTSGLKPEMFVNAVIDNGFGNAILGTITVVLIGSLLSLPTGIFTGIFLAEFGKSKTANFVRFITTILTGVPSIVVGMFAYGLIVFVTKGFSAVAGGFALAVIMLPIVTLTTEEALKLIPTAQRLASAALGGTRFQTTFRVVVTAAIPGITTGVLLAVARAAGETAPLVFTALFSLDWSAGLLSPTASLPVLIFNLYNDPSPEKNQLVWTTSIVLLGLVLCVSLLSRIVTSKKSS; encoded by the coding sequence ATGAGTAGTTATCAACAATCAGAAATAGATGATTCTCTAGCAGCGGAATTGTGCAGTCCTCTCCCACCCGCACGACTGTTGTTTAGTTATGGGATGAATGCGATCGCCTTTATTTTTACAGGTTTAGCGCTAATTCCTTTATTATCAATTTTGTGGGAGATTCTGGTACGCGGTACATCTGGACTCAAACCCGAGATGTTTGTCAATGCAGTTATTGATAATGGCTTTGGCAACGCCATTTTAGGTACTATTACAGTAGTATTAATTGGTTCATTATTAAGTCTACCTACAGGCATATTCACAGGCATATTTTTAGCAGAGTTTGGTAAAAGCAAAACCGCTAATTTTGTCCGTTTTATCACTACTATCCTCACTGGTGTTCCTTCAATTGTTGTCGGGATGTTCGCCTATGGTTTGATAGTTTTTGTCACCAAAGGATTTAGTGCAGTAGCTGGTGGTTTTGCTTTAGCAGTCATCATGCTACCGATTGTGACACTAACCACAGAAGAAGCTTTAAAACTTATTCCCACCGCTCAACGTCTCGCCTCAGCCGCATTAGGTGGAACTCGTTTCCAAACTACATTTCGTGTTGTGGTGACAGCAGCAATTCCTGGTATTACTACAGGTGTTTTATTAGCCGTCGCCCGCGCTGCTGGTGAGACAGCACCCCTAGTTTTTACGGCTTTGTTTAGTTTAGATTGGTCGGCAGGATTATTAAGTCCAACGGCCTCTTTGCCAGTATTGATTTTTAATCTTTACAACGACCCTAGCCCAGAAAAAAACCAATTAGTTTGGACTACTTCTATAGTCCTACTAGGCTTAGTTTTGTGCGTCAGTCTTTTGTCTCGTATAGTTACTAGCAAGAAAAGCAGCTAG
- a CDS encoding phosphate ABC transporter ATP-binding protein encodes MNKLVPVIKVKNLNFSYDTQKILEGISIDIFQDKVTAIIGPSGCGKSTFLKSLNRMIELEGNVRVEGRVEFFGQNIYERRVNLNRVRRQISMVLPKPNLFPMSVYDNVAYGVKIVGWRPKAELDEIVEFAIKSADLWDEVKNKLHKSALELSGGQQQRLCIARALAVKPKVILMDEPCFGLDPVASMKIEELIQSLRSELTIVIVSHNMQQVTRISDFTAFFHSHENRIGRLVEFGSTHKIFTNPLDSRTRDYVLARLG; translated from the coding sequence CTGAATAAATTAGTTCCAGTCATAAAAGTTAAAAACCTTAACTTTTCTTATGACACCCAAAAGATACTTGAAGGGATATCAATAGATATTTTCCAGGATAAAGTAACTGCAATTATCGGACCTAGTGGTTGTGGAAAATCCACTTTTTTAAAATCTCTCAATCGCATGATTGAATTAGAAGGAAACGTGCGAGTTGAAGGCAGAGTAGAATTTTTTGGTCAAAATATTTATGAGCGTCGAGTCAATTTAAACCGAGTGCGCCGCCAAATTAGTATGGTGCTTCCCAAGCCAAATCTTTTTCCCATGAGTGTCTACGATAATGTAGCCTATGGGGTGAAAATAGTAGGATGGAGACCGAAAGCAGAGTTAGACGAAATTGTCGAATTTGCGATCAAATCTGCTGATCTATGGGATGAAGTGAAGAATAAGCTACATAAGTCTGCTCTAGAACTTTCTGGTGGACAACAACAGCGACTTTGTATTGCTCGTGCTTTAGCAGTCAAACCGAAAGTTATTTTAATGGATGAGCCTTGTTTCGGTCTTGATCCTGTTGCTAGTATGAAAATTGAAGAATTAATCCAGAGTTTACGCTCTGAATTAACAATTGTCATTGTTAGCCACAACATGCAGCAAGTTACCCGCATATCTGATTTTACAGCTTTCTTTCATAGCCATGAAAATCGGATTGGTCGGCTGGTTGAATTTGGTTCCACACACAAAATCTTCACTAACCCCCTTGATTCTCGCACCCGCGACTATGTTTTAGCGCGTCTTGGTTGA
- a CDS encoding DUF1838 domain-containing protein produces the protein MLTQIQELDAEQWVKTRSSLDPTQSIFLIWTGKIYTFIPGEKRKLLFKIVGVSVSRCLPTEAGSWDFTSRELTYYLNPQTDEILRKWENPWTGETVPVIHVANNPVQGNFQGKFPAQVEEDSTTFVFDIFPTYPNPLAADPKFAEYSPFAIYQASELFKLTVPTADLWNSELSAVSQLRLSWDRIGQWLPWMKMGDRPGYLIYSASGKKVGSFTELPQLLQQEINTRVPLYKNAPKSFFDGEDMTSWLYFQKHFDAYLAGEIFPIPSAEEL, from the coding sequence ATGCTTACCCAAATTCAAGAATTGGATGCTGAACAATGGGTGAAAACTCGTTCTTCCCTCGATCCCACCCAATCCATATTCCTGATCTGGACAGGTAAAATTTATACATTTATCCCCGGCGAGAAGCGAAAACTCCTATTTAAGATAGTGGGGGTGAGTGTTAGTAGATGTCTTCCCACTGAAGCAGGTAGCTGGGACTTTACGTCTAGGGAATTGACTTATTACCTCAATCCGCAGACAGATGAGATTTTACGGAAATGGGAAAATCCCTGGACTGGGGAGACTGTACCAGTAATTCATGTTGCGAATAATCCTGTGCAGGGTAATTTCCAGGGCAAATTTCCAGCACAAGTAGAAGAAGACAGCACAACCTTTGTTTTTGATATATTTCCTACTTACCCTAATCCATTAGCAGCAGATCCAAAGTTTGCCGAATACAGCCCATTTGCAATTTATCAGGCTTCAGAGCTATTTAAACTCACTGTTCCCACCGCAGATTTATGGAACTCAGAACTGTCAGCAGTTTCGCAACTCAGGCTAAGTTGGGATCGAATTGGTCAGTGGCTTCCCTGGATGAAAATGGGCGATCGCCCTGGCTATCTGATCTATAGTGCTTCAGGAAAAAAGGTTGGTAGTTTTACAGAGTTACCCCAACTGCTACAACAGGAAATTAATACTCGTGTTCCTTTATATAAAAATGCTCCCAAATCATTTTTTGATGGCGAAGATATGACCTCTTGGCTATATTTTCAAAAGCATTTTGATGCTTATTTAGCTGGCGAAATTTTCCCAATTCCATCGGCTGAGGAATTGTAA
- the pstS gene encoding phosphate ABC transporter substrate-binding protein PstS has translation MTFSTTIWNRVVTTSVVTAAVALSPIFTATAQAETINGAGATFPAPLYERYAREIKKKFPDLKVNYQAIGSGGGIRQTIAGTVDFGASDAAMKDDEIAKVKNGVILVPTAGGAVSVVYNLPGVNSLKLSRSTLPDIFSGKITNWSDAKIKADNPGVNLPNQPIKFVVRADGSGTTFIFTNHLSAINGYFKGRIGANTAPSWTLPNVLKGKGNPGVASLVSRTPGSIGYVEYAYAVANKLNSAQIQNKKGEFVAPSLESANAALATVKFPDNYRVFVGEPSQGYPIVGLTWLLVYKQYANASKADAVKKWVNWVLKDGQQYNDDLNYTKIPSDVANRVLQTVNSSVK, from the coding sequence ATGACTTTTTCGACCACCATTTGGAATCGTGTAGTTACTACTTCAGTAGTGACTGCTGCTGTTGCACTTAGTCCTATTTTTACAGCAACTGCTCAAGCTGAAACTATAAATGGCGCAGGAGCAACTTTTCCCGCTCCATTGTATGAGCGATATGCTCGTGAAATCAAGAAGAAGTTTCCCGACTTAAAAGTCAATTATCAAGCAATTGGTAGCGGTGGCGGTATTCGTCAAACCATTGCGGGAACTGTTGACTTTGGTGCTAGTGATGCAGCAATGAAAGATGATGAAATTGCTAAAGTCAAGAATGGAGTAATTCTAGTACCGACTGCAGGTGGTGCTGTTTCTGTTGTTTATAATCTCCCAGGTGTTAACAGTCTCAAATTGTCCCGCAGTACATTACCTGATATCTTTTCAGGTAAAATCACCAACTGGAGTGATGCGAAAATCAAAGCTGATAACCCTGGTGTAAATCTACCAAATCAGCCAATTAAGTTTGTTGTTCGCGCTGATGGTAGCGGTACAACTTTCATTTTTACTAATCACTTGAGTGCTATTAATGGCTACTTCAAAGGCAGAATTGGCGCTAATACAGCCCCTAGTTGGACTTTGCCAAATGTCCTCAAAGGTAAAGGTAATCCAGGCGTAGCATCTTTAGTTTCTCGCACTCCCGGTTCGATTGGTTATGTAGAGTATGCTTACGCTGTAGCCAATAAGCTGAATTCAGCACAAATCCAAAATAAGAAAGGGGAATTTGTTGCTCCTTCTTTAGAATCTGCAAACGCAGCTTTAGCAACTGTCAAGTTTCCAGACAACTACCGCGTTTTTGTAGGAGAACCGTCACAGGGTTATCCTATTGTTGGTCTAACTTGGCTACTAGTTTACAAGCAGTATGCTAATGCTTCCAAAGCTGATGCTGTGAAAAAATGGGTGAATTGGGTGCTCAAAGATGGTCAACAATATAACGATGACCTTAACTACACCAAGATTCCATCTGATGTAGCAAATCGCGTGCTACAAACAGTGAATAGCTCCGTCAAGTAA
- a CDS encoding NYN domain-containing protein, producing MQNNEGLQTTHNSALINQLSIFICQSIIPILQQHPELIVANYQHINWNEDKYQSALLASLNKKIASLADTSLILANVKQYLGIFLVQSFFDSPDFYNIETRILSLLHHSTLPELNNQANANNLQESKNSKNTFISSAIAILLLDAENLQLNTETEKFLTTICTYPIQIKIAFANWCSMGKLDIELHGRGYDLIHVPSGRDNADGKMITFGSSIHERYPNAKEVLVCSSDKVMTNLCNHLQQNGLTVYRVSKQGINLVIFNSYTGKNITQSIQSLPEISSIEEFILKLKSLIKTEQKHNNTYWIKLYTISQSFKNRYQCTISQVASKLLPGKKARDIFLSYPTEFVVHQVDEVSELYIALFEINPSLLVDANVEALPISVQEPLLSIINSKADLEEVLKNLIKTLTIKSPISYVNVGLLSGKFNQQYGTPITQQLKCLQISGNFLKFLQSCSSFELKQTTKGWEVAVR from the coding sequence ATGCAAAATAATGAGGGTTTGCAGACTACCCATAATTCTGCATTAATTAACCAACTCAGTATTTTTATTTGTCAATCTATTATTCCTATCTTGCAACAGCATCCTGAATTAATAGTTGCAAATTACCAACATATTAACTGGAATGAAGATAAATACCAATCTGCACTACTTGCTAGTTTAAATAAAAAAATTGCCAGTCTAGCGGATACTTCGTTAATCTTAGCTAATGTAAAACAATATTTAGGAATTTTTCTAGTTCAGAGCTTTTTTGATTCTCCTGACTTTTATAACATAGAAACACGAATTCTTTCCTTGCTCCATCACTCAACTCTTCCTGAGTTAAATAATCAAGCTAATGCCAACAATTTACAGGAATCTAAAAATAGTAAAAATACTTTTATATCTTCAGCGATAGCTATTTTACTGCTAGATGCAGAAAACTTACAACTCAACACTGAAACAGAAAAGTTTTTAACAACGATTTGCACCTATCCTATCCAAATTAAAATTGCTTTTGCCAATTGGTGCAGCATGGGTAAACTAGATATTGAATTGCACGGGCGTGGTTACGATTTAATTCATGTGCCATCTGGTAGAGACAATGCTGATGGCAAAATGATCACCTTTGGTTCATCAATTCATGAGCGTTACCCAAATGCTAAAGAAGTTTTAGTCTGTTCCTCAGACAAAGTTATGACAAATCTTTGTAATCATCTTCAGCAGAATGGATTAACAGTATATCGGGTTAGCAAGCAAGGAATTAATCTAGTTATATTTAATAGCTATACTGGGAAAAATATAACACAATCTATACAATCATTACCAGAAATATCTTCAATTGAAGAGTTTATTTTAAAATTAAAAAGTTTAATAAAAACAGAACAAAAGCACAATAACACTTATTGGATTAAACTTTATACAATCTCTCAATCTTTTAAAAATAGATATCAATGCACTATCAGTCAAGTTGCTTCTAAACTTCTTCCTGGTAAAAAAGCCAGAGATATTTTTCTTAGTTATCCTACAGAGTTCGTTGTTCATCAAGTTGATGAAGTTTCTGAATTATATATCGCCCTATTTGAAATTAATCCATCTCTACTAGTAGATGCCAATGTTGAAGCCTTACCAATCAGTGTTCAAGAGCCGTTATTATCTATAATTAATTCAAAAGCAGATTTAGAAGAAGTACTAAAAAATCTGATAAAGACTTTAACTATTAAATCTCCTATCAGCTATGTTAACGTTGGCCTTCTGAGCGGTAAATTTAACCAGCAATATGGTACGCCAATTACTCAACAATTGAAATGTTTACAGATAAGTGGTAATTTTCTGAAATTTCTGCAGTCTTGTAGTTCTTTTGAACTCAAGCAAACAACAAAAGGATGGGAGGTGGCTGTGCGTTAA
- the pstB gene encoding phosphate ABC transporter ATP-binding protein PstB, whose amino-acid sequence MSKLIPAIQVKNLSFFYSPKSTKPAIEGVSMDIYKNQVTAIIGPSGCGKSTFIKTLNRISELEGDVKINKEGRVEFFGQNIYDTRININRLRRQIGMVFQKPNPFPMSIYENVAYGVKIAKNLPKAELDEIVESALKGAALWDEVKDKLHQSALGLSGGQQQRLCIARALAVKPKVLLMDEPCSALDPIATMKVEELIHSLRSELTIAIVTHNMQQATRVSDFTAFFSTDESRIGQMVEFGVTNQIFSSPLDNRTRDYVSGRFG is encoded by the coding sequence ATGAGTAAATTAATTCCAGCCATCCAAGTCAAAAACCTGAGCTTTTTCTATAGTCCAAAAAGCACTAAACCGGCGATTGAAGGGGTGTCAATGGATATTTACAAGAATCAAGTAACCGCAATTATTGGCCCTAGTGGTTGTGGTAAATCTACCTTCATTAAAACCCTCAATCGAATTAGCGAGTTGGAAGGAGATGTCAAAATTAACAAAGAAGGACGCGTAGAATTTTTTGGTCAAAATATCTATGACACTCGCATCAATATCAATCGGCTACGTCGTCAAATTGGGATGGTATTTCAAAAGCCGAATCCTTTTCCGATGAGCATTTATGAAAATGTTGCTTATGGTGTGAAAATAGCCAAGAATCTTCCTAAAGCCGAATTAGATGAAATTGTTGAATCTGCTCTCAAAGGTGCTGCTCTTTGGGATGAAGTGAAAGATAAGCTACATCAATCAGCTTTAGGGCTGTCTGGCGGACAACAACAACGACTTTGCATCGCCCGTGCTTTAGCAGTCAAGCCGAAAGTTCTCCTCATGGATGAACCTTGTTCCGCGCTTGACCCCATCGCGACGATGAAAGTGGAAGAATTGATCCATAGTTTACGCTCTGAGTTGACAATTGCGATCGTCACTCACAATATGCAGCAAGCCACACGCGTCTCAGATTTTACAGCTTTCTTCAGCACTGATGAGAGTCGCATTGGGCAAATGGTAGAATTTGGTGTCACAAATCAAATTTTCAGTAGCCCCCTCGATAACCGCACTCGGGACTACGTTTCCGGACGTTTTGGTTAA
- a CDS encoding HAD family hydrolase, which yields MLRLITDFDGPIIDVSDRYYRVYQFCLEKTRSPNQSVQELSKEVFWQLKREQVPEKQIAMNSGLDAAQAQEFAQLRRQTVHTEPYFQYDSLMPGAIAALLKIQQAGVDLAVMTMRRVWELDYAFKKYDLGRFFPENRRYCLSNDYVKTRDIEDKPLLMARALAELPPACDTWMVGDTEADITAAKKHDIKVMAVESGIRDRTRLELYHPDLIVQDLSFAVDFILQSQQADTKRLAIG from the coding sequence ATGCTAAGACTAATTACTGACTTCGACGGCCCGATTATTGATGTTTCCGATCGCTATTATCGTGTTTATCAATTTTGCCTGGAGAAAACCCGCAGCCCAAATCAATCAGTGCAAGAACTTTCTAAAGAAGTATTTTGGCAGTTAAAGCGGGAGCAAGTTCCCGAAAAACAAATCGCCATGAATTCGGGTTTAGATGCCGCACAAGCACAGGAGTTTGCTCAGTTACGGCGGCAAACAGTGCATACAGAGCCTTATTTCCAATATGATAGCCTGATGCCTGGCGCGATCGCCGCACTGTTAAAAATTCAACAAGCTGGCGTCGATTTAGCAGTCATGACAATGCGCCGAGTTTGGGAACTAGACTATGCCTTTAAAAAATACGATTTAGGGAGATTTTTCCCAGAAAATCGCCGTTATTGCCTGAGTAATGACTATGTTAAAACCCGCGATATTGAAGATAAGCCCTTGTTGATGGCGCGGGCGTTAGCAGAACTACCCCCAGCCTGTGATACCTGGATGGTAGGGGACACGGAAGCCGATATCACCGCCGCCAAAAAACATGATATTAAAGTCATGGCTGTAGAGTCTGGTATCCGCGATCGCACTCGCTTAGAACTTTACCACCCCGACTTAATTGTTCAAGATTTGAGCTTTGCCGTAGATTTCATTCTACAGAGCCAACAGGCGGATACAAAACGGCTGGCGATCGGATAG
- the pstC gene encoding phosphate ABC transporter permease subunit PstC, whose protein sequence is MTNSFEPADNNSSRESELSDENFNLTATGDKIFWLDQGFTWLVYAFAAISVAVLFLMSLVIFHEAQPAIAKFGVGFLWSKDWDTGNQLFGALPYIYGTLVSSAIAIILTIPVGVAIALVTSENFLPPSVRSFLAFVVELIAAIPSVIIGLWAIFVFIPILEPLQKWLASTFGWIPLFSTTDPSGTNMLTAGIILAIMILPTMAAIARDVLLVIPKELRSASMALGSTRWETIFRVLLPAGFSGIVSAAMLALGRALGETMAVTMVIGNSAQISASLLDPAYTIPSILANEFAEAEPGLHIGALSYLGLILFALTLIVNIGAVLLVEWVGKKNK, encoded by the coding sequence ATGACAAACTCATTTGAACCAGCTGACAACAATTCATCACGTGAATCAGAGTTAAGTGATGAAAATTTTAACTTGACAGCTACTGGTGACAAAATTTTTTGGTTAGACCAAGGATTCACATGGCTAGTATATGCTTTTGCCGCGATTAGTGTGGCGGTGCTATTCTTGATGAGTTTGGTCATTTTCCATGAAGCACAACCAGCGATCGCTAAGTTTGGAGTGGGATTTTTATGGAGCAAAGATTGGGATACAGGTAATCAGCTTTTTGGAGCATTACCTTATATTTATGGCACGTTGGTAAGTAGTGCGATCGCGATTATTTTAACTATACCAGTGGGCGTAGCGATCGCTCTAGTCACCAGTGAAAATTTCTTACCACCATCGGTAAGATCATTTTTAGCATTTGTGGTTGAGTTAATTGCGGCAATTCCCAGTGTTATTATTGGTCTGTGGGCTATTTTTGTCTTTATTCCCATTCTAGAACCACTACAAAAGTGGTTAGCCAGTACCTTCGGATGGATACCCTTATTTAGCACAACAGACCCTTCAGGGACGAATATGTTAACAGCTGGAATTATTCTAGCTATTATGATTTTGCCCACAATGGCAGCAATTGCTCGTGATGTTTTGCTAGTCATACCTAAGGAATTACGTAGCGCATCTATGGCGTTAGGTAGTACTCGTTGGGAAACCATTTTTCGCGTGTTGTTACCAGCAGGATTTTCTGGAATTGTCAGTGCAGCTATGCTGGCTCTAGGACGAGCTTTGGGTGAAACAATGGCTGTAACTATGGTAATTGGTAACTCTGCTCAAATTAGTGCATCTCTACTTGATCCGGCTTATACAATTCCCTCTATATTAGCCAATGAATTTGCCGAAGCTGAACCCGGCTTGCACATTGGGGCTTTAAGTTATTTGGGCTTAATTTTGTTCGCCTTAACTCTAATTGTCAACATTGGTGCTGTCCTATTGGTAGAGTGGGTTGGCAAGAAAAATAAATAG